One genomic window of Mercenaria mercenaria strain notata chromosome 2, MADL_Memer_1, whole genome shotgun sequence includes the following:
- the LOC123564583 gene encoding uncharacterized protein LOC123564583 isoform X1, whose translation MISSIHSTISPRDLTLLIPLSLFYFETGQSASLKPFQFQCYDNDICTWPQQYCSSKAHEHRCIPCLRSVCSLQSPPLQCLYNCSLIGQKENTTCAEIAYEKSGKYIFVLVVVGLCVAFSILVACLIAKIFKLKKAMTKKEKKGEEMQNLITSLKQEKKVSVKQKNDENKVPSQENDSCAKSRLTDVPPTRDSSSPGSYKPTTHLDKPPKPEHTHTSSHL comes from the exons ATGATTTCTTCAATTCATTCAACAATTTCACCAAGAGATCTGACTCTCCTCATACCGTTGAGTTTGTTTTACTTCGAGACTGGTCAGTCAGCTTCACTCAAGCCATTTCAGTTTCAGTGTTACGACAATGACATATGTACTTGGCCGCAACAGTACTGCTCATCTAAAGCACACGAACACAGATGTATCCCTTGCTTACGCAGTGTTTGCAGTCTTCAGTCTCCGCCTCTTCAATGTCTCTATAATTGTTCCTTAATTG gacAGAAAGAAAACACCACATGTGCAGAGATTGCCTACGAGAAATCgg gtaaatatatatttgtgcTTGTCGTCGTTGGACTATGCGTGGCTTTCTCCATATTAGTGGCATGTCTTATTGCGAAAATCTTCAAACTAAAGAAAGC GATGacgaaaaaagaaaagaaaggtgAAGAGATGCAAAATCTCATCACTTCGCTCAAGCAGGAGAAGAAAGTATCAGTCAAACAGAAAAATGACGAGAATAAAGTCCCATCGCAAGAAAATG attcgTGTGCCAAAAGTAGGTTGACAGACGTACCACCGACTAGAGATTCCTCTTCACCAGGCTCATATAAACCGACTACTCATTTAGATAAACCacctaaacccgaacacacacatacttCTTCTCACCTCTAA
- the LOC128545911 gene encoding uncharacterized protein LOC128545911 isoform X4 — translation MISSISSTISPRDLTLHILLSLFYFEAGQSASLRPFQFQCYDNDICTWPQQYCSSKAYEQRCIPCLRSVCSLQSPPLQCLYNCSLIGYNIDTIVFVVVGLCVAFSIPVAYLVAKISKLKKVMTKSEEMQNFITCVEQKKEVSDKKKNEDQKSPIT, via the exons ATGATTTCTTCAATTTCTTCCACAATTTCACCAAGAGATCTGACTCTCCACATACTGTTGAGTTTGTTTTACTTCGAGGCTGGTCAGTCAGCTTCACTCAGGCCATTTCAGTTTCAGTGTTACGACAATGACATATGTACTTGGCCGCAACAGTACTGCTCATCTAAAGCGTATGAACAAAGATGTATCCCTTGCTTACGCAGCGTTTGCAGTCTTCAGTCGCCGCCTCTTCAATGTCTCTATAATTGTTCCTTAATTG GTTACAATATAGATACAATTGTGTTTGTCGTCGTTGGACTATGCGTGGCTTTTTCCATACCAGTGGCCTATCTTGTTGCAAAAATCTCCAAACTGAAGAAAGT GATGACGAAAAGCGAAGAGATGCAAAATTTCATCACATGTGTCGAGCAGAAGAAGGAAGTATCAGACAAGAAGAAAAATGAAGATCAAAAAAGTCCCATCACATGA
- the LOC128545911 gene encoding uncharacterized protein LOC128545911 isoform X2, producing the protein MISSISSTISPRDLTLHILLSLFYFEAGQSASLRPFQFQCYDNDICTWPQQYCSSKAYEQRCIPCLRSVCSLQSPPLQCLYNCSLIGQEENTTEIAYEKSGYNIDTIVFVVVGLCVAFSIPVAYLVAKISKLKKVMTKSEEMQNFITCVEQKKEVSDKKKNEDQKSPIT; encoded by the exons ATGATTTCTTCAATTTCTTCCACAATTTCACCAAGAGATCTGACTCTCCACATACTGTTGAGTTTGTTTTACTTCGAGGCTGGTCAGTCAGCTTCACTCAGGCCATTTCAGTTTCAGTGTTACGACAATGACATATGTACTTGGCCGCAACAGTACTGCTCATCTAAAGCGTATGAACAAAGATGTATCCCTTGCTTACGCAGCGTTTGCAGTCTTCAGTCGCCGCCTCTTCAATGTCTCTATAATTGTTCCTTAATTG GACAGGAAGAAAATACCACAGAGATTGCTTACGAGAAATCGG GTTACAATATAGATACAATTGTGTTTGTCGTCGTTGGACTATGCGTGGCTTTTTCCATACCAGTGGCCTATCTTGTTGCAAAAATCTCCAAACTGAAGAAAGT GATGACGAAAAGCGAAGAGATGCAAAATTTCATCACATGTGTCGAGCAGAAGAAGGAAGTATCAGACAAGAAGAAAAATGAAGATCAAAAAAGTCCCATCACATGA
- the LOC128545911 gene encoding uncharacterized protein LOC128545911 isoform X3: MISSISSTISPRDLTLHILLSLFYFEAGQSASLRPFQFQCYDNDICTWPQQYCSSKAYEQRCIPCLRSVCSLQSPPLQCLYNCSLIGYNIDTIVFVVVGLCVAFSIPVAYLVAKISKLKKVNVFKVIINFLQDDEKRRDAKFHHMCRAEEGSIRQEEK, translated from the exons ATGATTTCTTCAATTTCTTCCACAATTTCACCAAGAGATCTGACTCTCCACATACTGTTGAGTTTGTTTTACTTCGAGGCTGGTCAGTCAGCTTCACTCAGGCCATTTCAGTTTCAGTGTTACGACAATGACATATGTACTTGGCCGCAACAGTACTGCTCATCTAAAGCGTATGAACAAAGATGTATCCCTTGCTTACGCAGCGTTTGCAGTCTTCAGTCGCCGCCTCTTCAATGTCTCTATAATTGTTCCTTAATTG GTTACAATATAGATACAATTGTGTTTGTCGTCGTTGGACTATGCGTGGCTTTTTCCATACCAGTGGCCTATCTTGTTGCAAAAATCTCCAAACTGAAGAAAGT aaatgtgtTCAAAGTGATAATTAATTTCCTTCAGGATGACGAAAAGCGAAGAGATGCAAAATTTCATCACATGTGTCGAGCAGAAGAAGGAAGTATCAGACAAGAAGAAAAATGA
- the LOC128545911 gene encoding uncharacterized protein LOC128545911 isoform X1, with protein sequence MISSISSTISPRDLTLHILLSLFYFEAGQSASLRPFQFQCYDNDICTWPQQYCSSKAYEQRCIPCLRSVCSLQSPPLQCLYNCSLIGQEENTTEIAYEKSGYNIDTIVFVVVGLCVAFSIPVAYLVAKISKLKKVNVFKVIINFLQDDEKRRDAKFHHMCRAEEGSIRQEEK encoded by the exons ATGATTTCTTCAATTTCTTCCACAATTTCACCAAGAGATCTGACTCTCCACATACTGTTGAGTTTGTTTTACTTCGAGGCTGGTCAGTCAGCTTCACTCAGGCCATTTCAGTTTCAGTGTTACGACAATGACATATGTACTTGGCCGCAACAGTACTGCTCATCTAAAGCGTATGAACAAAGATGTATCCCTTGCTTACGCAGCGTTTGCAGTCTTCAGTCGCCGCCTCTTCAATGTCTCTATAATTGTTCCTTAATTG GACAGGAAGAAAATACCACAGAGATTGCTTACGAGAAATCGG GTTACAATATAGATACAATTGTGTTTGTCGTCGTTGGACTATGCGTGGCTTTTTCCATACCAGTGGCCTATCTTGTTGCAAAAATCTCCAAACTGAAGAAAGT aaatgtgtTCAAAGTGATAATTAATTTCCTTCAGGATGACGAAAAGCGAAGAGATGCAAAATTTCATCACATGTGTCGAGCAGAAGAAGGAAGTATCAGACAAGAAGAAAAATGA